The nucleotide window acatatatatatatatatatatatatatattaaagatatatacatatataataaaacatgtactaataataataataataataataataataataataataataataataataataataataataataataataatgataataatgataataatgttGAAAtgcaaaaagcaaatataatataataataatattaaaataaagtaattaaaataatactatatataaaatatatatacattcatgtataataaaacatacactaatattaataataataacaatactagcaataataataatagtaataataataataataataataataataataataatataaaaaaataaaaataaaaataatattattagacAAATTGAtgcgaaaaggactaaattgaaactaaAATGGAAGTTTGGGGCGAATTTGAACGCTCGCAAAACATAGGGGGACCGAAACAGTAATTATTCCTTCCCATCAAAACGTAGCACATcagcggggactaaattgaaaatcgcaACAAATtttggggccaaattaaaaataaaaaatgacttaattgcaaagtaataaaaaagcggaaggaccacaCACATAAATAACCCATTAAACAAAAACACGCGGACCCTCTAACGGGTCGGGTCAGATGGCTCGGGtataggccaaaacgacgtcgttttgaggttaaaaggcagcccccaaaacgacgttgttttggaaggctatataaggccaaattttttgaaaaaaaatcatttgtatcatttgaaagaaagaaaaaaaaaggagagaagagGGAGAGATGAGGGGATTTTCGGTCACAGGTCCGGTCGCCGGACCGCCGCCGACCACAGTACACGGTGGccgaaaatccaaaaaaaaagatttttgttttaaatattattttaatacatatatatatatatagtttaaaaaaaagtaaaaacttTATATATACTTGTATATGCATATAAATAGTTTCAaatagaaaaagagaagaaaaaatacCTTAGTAGATTTGTTTTTCTTCTATGCTTTGCTATTTCTGTTTgtaagtttgattttcttttttcttcaagcTCTTGCTGTGCTAAAAAAATCTATTGTTGTATTGTTTTTCAAAGAAAgtccaaaaaaaagaaaaagaagccctTTACAATATTTtttgatggcttttatagccttttacaagtgttttttttttatttttctactttCTGTCCTTTTATTTTAATGGTTGCAGGTGCAGAGGCGGTGGCGGTGACCCGAGTTAGTGGCCGATGCTGCAGTGGGCAGGTGGTGGCAGAGGCAAGTGGGGGGTTCGGTCGCTGGCAGCTTTAAGGGGGCTAGGGTTTctgtttgattttttttgttttaggtATTGGGCTGGTTTAGGTTAAAATGGGCTTGGGATTTGAATTGGgttaaatttgggttttaatgTTGGGTCAAAATTGGGCCTCAACAACTTCTATTGCAATACTAAATGAATTGGTTTGACACTTGATATGAATGATATACTAGTTGGATGTTACAATTTTCTTAACTTgtaattttgttatttgaatCATGAAAATATTACCGAGTTCCATTGCTCAACATATGGTTTGTTTTTCGTTCACAGGTAAGGTATAATTCAAGATACTTGAACTACGACTTCAACATCCAGTAAACAATCCCGAACTTGTCAACGTTTGTATATTCCGTTTTTATTCTAAGTTGGCATGTACCTAGTTGAGTCTAGTTTGGTTTGTTCTTAAGTGAACGCTCCTGTTGAATTTGGTATCATATGATAGATGTTTGGTTCATGTTCAACCTCGGATTAGTTCTTGGAGCTTTTGTGAACACATATAAATCCCATAAATGGTTGATTATAGTAATTAATGTTTGTTTGATTGAATTAAATCTTACAATGGCTTAAAGTTGAAATAAATTTATTGTAATTGCTCCGGCGACAAATATGACATCCTATTGCTCGGATTTGACGATCTAGTTGAGTGTAGGGTGTTCAACAACAACATGCATCATTTGATTCATCTTGTTTTTTTTCCTTGTCAGTGTTTGTAATAATGTatagtgtatatatgtatgcatgcaTGTAACACTCCCCACATAAGTCACTCTTACAACTGCTCTAGTGCAAAAAACTTTGTTAGCTTCTATTAATTCATTCACCGATCTTTTCCTCTacttggttttataatttttatgatttttttatgattttataaaaaattataatttttctttatttctatatatttggtaatttttatgatttaataatcTTTTacgatttttaaataaatttaaatatttttctttgaaggtgaatttttttttatgcaTTTGAGTAATTCAAATATCAATTGactaattttgaaaaagtagGAGGGGTTTAATCCGTAAGGCTTAAGCCATTGATAAATTAGCGAAGCGCAAAACACGCATGCCACGTAATTAGAACTTCAATCCAACACGTAAACATGACATTCACCTTCACCCTTTGTATTTCTTCTTTTTCCATTCTCTCTTTTTTCTGTTTCTTATTACCTCCTGTTGGTTTCTCTGTTTATAGGACGATTACCATTTAACCCAACCTTCTTCCTCAGATATTTCTGGATAAACATACCCTTTGCTAAAACGTAACATACCCTGGCTCCATTTTTCATTTCTCGGTTTTCTTCTACTTTTATTCCTTCAAGTGATCAAACATGGAAAACCATTTTGTTGGTGGTTTCATTTTCGGAGACCCGTTTGGAGATGGGTCTTAGATTATTACGTTTTTTTTAGGATTTTAAGTATGAAACGGTTGAAGGATGATGGATTTGGTCGTATATTTTTTAAGAAAGTACCATTGATAACAGAGTTTCATTGAGATTTTCTTTTTGTCTCTGTTTGACTGTGTATTGAGTGGTATTTATTAAGGATCAGAGAGATTCCTATTTGTAGTGTTCCAATGATAATGTGTGATGTAAGggttgatgcataaaatttttcaaatcaaatatTGTACAAGTTAAGCCATTTTAGTTACTTTTATGTTAATAGTTCGTATTTGTTATGTAAGCAATGATTTATTGTAGGATTCTATATTAATTCATGAATCAACGTTAGAAGAATAGTAAAGTTGTTGATGCATTCGGTGGGTTTAATAAGTTGTATGCATTAGGTGGGTTTAATATGTTGTATGTCAGTAGGAAGTCATTTAGGCTTTGCTCGGTAAAGTGGAAAGAAAATTGGAAAGATTGAAAAATTCGAAGACTAGAAAAATAGAAtgatagaaaatatattttttcttctCATAGATGCGGTGTGCTTTGTAGAAAAGGTGAAAATTTTGATGTACAAGACAAGCTTCCAGCTTTTATGTTGATTTCAGTATGCTTTGGGCTTGCTATTTCTGAAATAGTAGTAGGATTAAGAGTAAGTGAATTAAATTAGTCATATTCTAGAGGTTGAGGTCCTGCATAACTGAGAAATGGTTGAATGAACATACGCATCAAATAAAGAAATTtggataatttctttttctaatatCTGTTTAAGTCTTTAGTGGGTCTTTTTAGGCATTGCTATGTTGGTCAAATATCCGAACTCACTATCCTACATTTGAACACTAAGAAAAGTTAATTTCCATGTATAGTCGGCACTAACAGTGATGTGGTTTATTTGGTTGGTTTTACTTCTCTCAATATTTATACTTTTTTTATAATGTGCATTAACATATATTTTTGGTGAACAACATAAAATCTGAGGTTTCTTAAACTTTAGCTTTTTTCACCCATATCTATTGAGTTTGTCCTGCACAGATTTATAGATAAGAGATTCTAGAAAATAGAAGTgttaaacttaaattttattttgcagACTGTTGAAAGTTTGGCAGGCACTTTAGATTAATTATATCAGATAAAATGTCTTCCCAAAGCAAGAGGAGAGAAATGGATGTAATGAAGTTGTAAGTTTCTCTTTCATGTTTACATCTTGTTTGTTGCTGCCTTTGTTCAAATGATTTGATCTCTTTCTCTTTTCATGTTGTGGAGGATAGTCTGCAAATGTTTTGCCTAGGTAATGGGGCTTTATTAAGGTGGTTTTAGCACTATTCTTTTCAATTTCGTTAGGAGGGGCTAGAGGTTAGTGCCGTTGAGGAACCATACCAGCTGACTTGATCAAATAACAAGTGATATGGATAAGATGGGATGTTTTGAACCATAAGCCTTACAGGGTTGCATCATGATTAGATGTTTGTAGCAAAGATGGTAATACTAATTGAATTTGTTTAATTGACACACTTATTGTCTGATGAATTGACTGTGTGTGGAATAGGTTAATAAAGAGACTGGCAGACTACACAATGCTGTAATAGGTTAACATGAACTCTTTTCAGCTTGTTATGTTTTTAAGTTGTGGCAACTATTAAAAGGCGGTGCCAGTATCGATTCATGTTTGAAGATTATCATGAAGAAGTCTGTAGACTACATCATAACTGCATAAAATTACTTCTGCACTTGTTTTTCAAGGGAAATGAGTACATTAACGGTTTATTTTAGTTAACAAATTTTACCTCCTTAGTTTCAAGGGAGAGCACAACTTTTACTTTGCAGTAATCTGTTGATTGCTTTGATGTGGTTTATCTGACAATTTTAGGACACAAGATTCTTTGAGATGTGAGATTCTCTCATTTCAAGTAGGGAAGCTTAAGCAAAGcaattatgaaaaaaattattataaaatcaaatgctcccttagagagagagagagagaaagggaGGAATGGCCTGATCACCAATGGATCTATTTTGATTGATCACTTATAGTGTTAGAGACAGGCTGCCTTCTCATAGCAAATTTACTGATCACTTAATGCCTTGTTGATTGTTGATTGGGGAATGGGTATTTGAATGTAATGTATTAGCTAATGTACTCTTTTGTGAGTGGTTATGTAACCATTGTCAAACTTTGAAGCAAAACTTTGCTTATTTCggataaataaaattttacttaTCCAAAAGAAGGGAAGAGAGGAAGGGATGTTAGAGCATTAGAGGGTCatggtcattaatgtccactATTCATTAAATTCTCATGTGCTACTCTATTGTGTCATGGTCATTAATGAACAGATTCAAGAGAGAGATCTGTTCCTGTTTCCACTTTATTTAAATATGTTACTACTTTTCCCATTTCATTTCTCTGAAAGCTTTACTGAATTTGTCAACTGTTTCTGAAATTTTGGGATTTTTAATCTTGAGTTGCTAATGAGTTTTCCATCTCTTTGTCACTTCTCTCCTATTCATTTTATCCAGGATGATGAATGATTATGTTGTGGAAACAATAAATGATGTACTCAACGAATTCATTGTGGGATTTCATGGTCCCAAAGAAAGTATGTTTTCTAATCTGTTCAATACAGGTTCTCCAGTTATGCATTTGATATGATCCGTCTTGATAATATTTTTATGTTCATGTAATTACTGCCTGACAGCACTGTAGGGACTGTTCCATGGCATTATACATGCTTATCAATTTGAGAATAGATTGTTAATTTGATTAAACTACTATACAATAAGGGGCTGTTTCTCTTTCATACACACATAtacctcttctctctctctcttactCTTTCCCTTTTACGTAGAAGGAATTTGATTTCCAAAACTTTTTTGTGCTTGGTGAGTTTTCTGTCTCTTATTCTTTTATCGTCTGGTCAATAGTTGTTTCCTTTGGAAACTATGTTGCTTGCACTAGGTTCTATGTGTAAGATATGGTTATATATTTGTCAAGACATgtacaatttttttaaagttatttccaTATGGAGGGTTCTTGAAAAGTCATATTCCCATATTCATGTCTCGATATGTATATGTCATGGGTGTCAAACACTGGCACTTTCAGAAAGTGAGAAATTTGAACAACACAGTTTGGATGTCCTTGTTCTGaatccatttttttctttcttaaataTCCTTAACTTCATCAACTGCAATAGGTCTGTATGAAGGTGGAGTTTGGAAAATCCGGGTTGAGCTTCCAGATGCCTATCCTTACAAGTCTCCTTCTATTAGATTCGTGAATAAGATACTTCACCCAAATGTCGATGAAACGTGAGCAATTTATAATTTCAAACTTGATTCTCATGGATTGCAATATTTCACTGAATATTTCACCATGATAATTGTTGTTCAAAGTTCTTTACGCAACTTGAATTTTTCTATATTGAATGAATTTCAGGTCTGGTTCTGTATGCTTGGATGTTATTAACCAGTCGTGGAGTCCAATGTTCGGTATGAATCAGTTTACTTCTATCGGTTACTAACAAGCGACATTCCACATTATTAATTTCCTTAATTGATGAATGCCCCTGTGAATTGATTTCCTTTTTTTTGCAGATCTTTTAAACATTTTTGAAGTTTTTCTTCCACAGCTCTTGCTTTATCCAAACCCATCACACCCCCTAAACAGGGATGCAGCATCATTGATGATGAAAGATCGAAAACAATATGATCAGAAAGTAAAAGGTAAAGATTTTAGAACTTTGTGATATGGTGTTTTTGGTTATGCATCCTTGGCATAAGACGTTTGTTCCCAAGATGTTTGTAAGAAAGGGAGGGTGGTTGTACATTGAATATTCCCCAGGGCTGAGCAATGTTTTCTTCTGTCTTCTTGGAAAACAGAATTCTGTGAGCTATATGCGAAGAAGGAAAATATCATGAAACCGACAGCTGGCGAGGAGACCGATGACGATGAAGATGTAACCGAAGAGGAAACCTGTTCTAGTGAAGATGAAATTGATGGACGTGCAGGTCCATAAAAATGCCTTGGAAGTCCTAATGAAAACAAAGATGAATCCACATCATTGCTATCCGCAGCATAGAAAGTTAGAAGTGATAAGTGATTTTTTAAAACATTAGGTCCTACAAAAGGACAATGGACATAACAACAATTGGTACATAAAATCAGatacattattattattcctGGTAGATAATGTACTGGaagattattttaatatattttatgagaaattttcTCACCCATCATCAGCAAAGCTTTTAGataaattctaccaacggcataAAAATTAGGAGACGGTCTTTGAAAACCATCCATAGAAAATGTCTTGCCCGTTCTGGTACTGTACACCTCCAAATAAGTCCGAAACTGAATCTTCCTCTCCCAGTTGACTCCTTGTCATGGTTTTATAGGTGGCTGAGGCCCAAAAACCTCCATTCGTAGACCAAGACCAAGCTAGACGATCTTCCCCTGCATCACTAGGAGGTAAAATACCAGCAACCTTAGTAACAATGTTATGCGGCAGCACCAAGTTCAAAAATGCCAATCCCAGTCTCCATTAGAACTGACTATCCTTGAGTAACATGTCCTCCCTCATAGGTTCACAACCTATCAGAGATTCCACTTCAGTCAGCAAAGGATAATTCCATAAGGTAATCAAATTACCATTTCCAACTCATCAATGAACCCCTTGAATCACCTTTCCCCGAACATTCGAGAGGATAGCCAAATGTGAACTCCGAGAGATACTAATTGGGCGAAGTCCTTGTACATTATATTTGCATCTCAGGACCCAAAACCAAAGGGTGTGCACCTCGATTAAAAGGTC belongs to Gossypium arboreum isolate Shixiya-1 chromosome 7, ASM2569848v2, whole genome shotgun sequence and includes:
- the LOC108485846 gene encoding ubiquitin-conjugating enzyme E2-23 kDa-like; protein product: MSSQSKRREMDVMKLMMNDYVVETINDVLNEFIVGFHGPKESLYEGGVWKIRVELPDAYPYKSPSIRFVNKILHPNVDETSGSVCLDVINQSWSPMFDLLNIFEVFLPQLLLYPNPSHPLNRDAASLMMKDRKQYDQKVKEFCELYAKKENIMKPTAGEETDDDEDVTEEETCSSEDEIDGRAGP